Genomic window (Fluviispira vulneris):
GGATGAAAAAGGACTCTTTACAGATAAAGTGAATGCTAAAATAACCTTAACTAAAGATTCTGCACCTGATAATTTTTTAACACATCCGATTAGTTACGATCCAACAATTGAATCTTTCAAAGTTATAGAAGCATATACAATTTATGAAGGAAAAAAATATAAAGTTCCAAAAAAAGATATAGAAGATAAAAGTATAGCTAGTAATTCGCTGGGTTTTCGCAAAGAGAATCAGATTTTGATTAAATTTCATAATGTTAAAAAAGGTGCAGAGCTTTATTTAAGCACTTTTAAAAAGGTTAAAGAAACATTGGTGCCAAATTTATTTGCAAAAGAATTTTTATTTAATTTTTCTGGATATTTATTAAGTTCAAATATTAAAATAAATTCTAAAATTCCTCTTTATTCTTCTAGGAGTGATAAGAATGAAGCACTTGAATTTAAGGAATTAAAAAATAACTCAATACAAACAATTGAAATAAAATTAAAAAAACCCTATCTAAAAGTTATCGTCGATGAAGATTTTGCTTTTTTAAATATATCTGAAGTCCCTATGGTTGCCGTTTCAAGCTTAAATTCTTGGCAAAAAATATCTGATTATAAGATAAAAAAATATGAAGAGATTCTTTCGCAAAAAATTCCAGATATGTTTGCAAATTTAGTTGATGAAGCTGCTAAACAGGAAAATATAAATGACAAAATAAATGTTGTGACATCTGGGGTAGCAGAGAAAATTAAATATTTTGGCGATTGGCGCTCTTTAGAAAGTGGTTTCGATCCCCGAGACTTAGCAGAAATTGCTAAGACTGGATTAGGTGATTGCAAAGATTATTCAATAATGACGACTGCTCTTTTGAGAAAATTAGGAATTACAGCACATGTTGCTTATGTTTATAGCTCAATATATTATGAAGAATATCCTGTGAATTTACCTAATCTTAATTCATTTAATCATATGATTGTCCAAGTTGAGAATGACGGAAAAATAAAGTGGATCGATCCAACCCAAGGGTTAAGTTATGCTCAAGGAATTTTTCCAAATATTGCTGGGAGAAATGCTCTTGTTGTGAAAGCAAATTCAGCTGGACTTGAATATATCCCGGCTTTGACTGCTGAAGATTTTGATGTTGTCAAAAAAGAAATTCATGATTTTTCTGAAAAAGGAATGATTTATAGAAAAGGGTCTATCGAACTTAAAAACTTTGCTTCTGAGCAATTTACAGCACTTGAGTTACAACATTCTAAAGAAACAATCGATAACTATTTAGCCAATTTATTTTCTTCTAAGAATAGCACTATAATAAGTTATAATTTTGCAGAATATGATTTTAAATCAAGGATTTTGAGCGATAAAGTTATAAATTATAATATCAAAATGAAGTCAAACGAATTAAAAACAGATTTGGGTAATGCATATATGCTAAATGCATTGGATAATTATGTAAATAATTATTTATTTAAAACAGATGATAGAAAATCCGATTTATACATTAAATATCTAAATAAATTTAAAGATATAAAATTGTTAAAAAATGTTTATCGCTCAAAAACAGATTTTAAAGGTTGTGAAGTTAATTCTAAATGGGCTGATTTTTCTAGAAAAATAGTTGATACAAAAGAGGGAGTTGAAATTATTGATTTTGTTGAAACGAAACAGATGCACATATTAAATCAAGATCTTTTGAGTAAAGAGTTTAATGATTTTCAAGAAGAACTTGA
Coding sequences:
- a CDS encoding transglutaminase-like domain-containing protein, with the translated sequence MNINIFYHRQIVNAIIILFFILFVRTAMARWQKTEEVTHIIDYYNREINVDEKGLFTDKVNAKITLTKDSAPDNFLTHPISYDPTIESFKVIEAYTIYEGKKYKVPKKDIEDKSIASNSLGFRKENQILIKFHNVKKGAELYLSTFKKVKETLVPNLFAKEFLFNFSGYLLSSNIKINSKIPLYSSRSDKNEALEFKELKNNSIQTIEIKLKKPYLKVIVDEDFAFLNISEVPMVAVSSLNSWQKISDYKIKKYEEILSQKIPDMFANLVDEAAKQENINDKINVVTSGVAEKIKYFGDWRSLESGFDPRDLAEIAKTGLGDCKDYSIMTTALLRKLGITAHVAYVYSSIYYEEYPVNLPNLNSFNHMIVQVENDGKIKWIDPTQGLSYAQGIFPNIAGRNALVVKANSAGLEYIPALTAEDFDVVKKEIHDFSEKGMIYRKGSIELKNFASEQFTALELQHSKETIDNYLANLFSSKNSTIISYNFAEYDFKSRILSDKVINYNIKMKSNELKTDLGNAYMLNALDNYVNNYLFKTDDRKSDLYIKYLNKFKDIKLLKNVYRSKTDFKGCEVNSKWADFSRKIVDTKEGVEIIDFVETKQMHILNQDLLSKEFNDFQEELDSCINRFAIINSSKAFQRS